A DNA window from Campylobacter anatolicus contains the following coding sequences:
- the thrB gene encoding homoserine kinase: MNIIVPATSANLGPGFDALGLSIALFNEVSIELSKFSSVSIKGEGNDNPKLKRNNLFINIFNEIFTELTNKNENFRIVFNNQIPFSRGLGSSSAVIISAIASAYAMTGFKVDKQTILNRALTYENHPDNIAPAVFGGFVSAIIENNFVYVNKVDIDKSLKAVVVIPNKPMRTVASRQILPKNYTIKECVNNLAHAAFLATCFSARKYDLLRVACKDMMHEEHRMNTLSELFEVRKLAYENGAIMSSLSGSGSSFLNIAYEDDAKKLKEKLVKKFNSFRVEIFSFDNDGFVLKQS; the protein is encoded by the coding sequence TTGAATATAATAGTTCCAGCAACCAGTGCAAATTTAGGTCCGGGTTTTGACGCTTTGGGGCTTAGTATAGCACTTTTTAATGAAGTTAGTATAGAGCTGTCTAAATTTAGTAGTGTTAGTATAAAAGGTGAAGGTAATGACAATCCAAAGCTTAAACGTAATAATCTTTTTATAAATATTTTTAATGAAATTTTTACTGAACTAACTAATAAAAATGAGAATTTTCGTATAGTTTTTAATAATCAAATCCCATTTTCTCGCGGTCTTGGCTCAAGCTCTGCGGTAATAATCAGTGCGATTGCTAGTGCTTACGCTATGACTGGATTTAAGGTAGATAAGCAAACTATACTAAATAGAGCGTTGACCTATGAAAACCATCCAGATAATATCGCTCCTGCTGTATTTGGTGGTTTTGTGAGTGCAATAATTGAAAATAACTTTGTTTATGTAAATAAAGTTGATATAGATAAGAGTTTAAAAGCAGTTGTTGTGATACCAAATAAACCAATGAGAACGGTAGCTTCGCGTCAAATTTTGCCGAAAAATTATACTATAAAAGAGTGCGTGAATAACCTAGCTCACGCAGCATTTTTGGCGACTTGCTTTAGTGCAAGAAAGTATGATCTTTTACGTGTAGCGTGCAAGGATATGATGCACGAAGAACACCGTATGAACACACTTAGTGAGCTTTTTGAAGTGAGAAAACTAGCCTATGAAAATGGTGCGATTATGAGCTCACTATCTGGTTCTGGCTCAAGTTTTTTAAATATCGCCTATGAGGATGACGCTAAAAAATTAAAAGAGAAACTTGTGAAAAAATTTAATAGTTTTAGAGTTGAAATTTTTTCATTTGATAATGATGGTTTTGTGCTTAAACAAAGCTAA
- a CDS encoding glycoprotease: MIGLYKNGEKFDSIVSQEHVSEALVEVLDELNNKFNIQKIIYANTPGSFMGLKVAYVILKTFSIVKGCEFYAVSGFDLNDNAPIKANKFLSFVNSVDGVSLQKTKPKEFKLPLNLYSLKLNSDTLPNYVIQAV; the protein is encoded by the coding sequence ATGATAGGACTTTATAAAAATGGCGAGAAATTTGACAGCATAGTATCACAAGAACACGTTAGCGAAGCTCTTGTAGAGGTGCTTGATGAGCTAAATAATAAATTTAATATCCAAAAAATCATCTACGCAAACACACCAGGTAGTTTTATGGGGCTTAAAGTTGCTTATGTTATATTAAAGACATTTTCTATCGTAAAGGGTTGTGAATTTTATGCGGTTAGTGGCTTTGATCTAAACGATAATGCACCGATAAAAGCTAATAAATTTTTAAGTTTTGTTAATAGCGTAGATGGAGTAAGCTTACAAAAAACTAAACCAAAAGAATTTAAATTGCCTTTAAATTTATATAGTTTAAAACTAAATTCCGATACACTTCCAAACTATGTAATCCAAGCGGTTTAG
- the lpxC gene encoding UDP-3-O-acyl-N-acetylglucosamine deacetylase, whose protein sequence is MKQTTIARRVETIGIGLHKGEPIRLVLEPLEANMGIVFYRTDLNISFKAEPKNVINTQMATVVGNEKGYVSTIEHLMSAISSYGIDNIRISLDANEIPVMDGSAISFCMLLDEAGIRVIDESKKVILVRREVEVCEGNKFVRALPSLNPKFDYTIKFDHPVIGEQRYVFEFSKTGFIKDIARARTFGFLKDLQHLQAQNLALGASLDNAVAIDDTHILNPEGLRFENEFVRHKILDAIGDLSLLGAPLLGDYVAFAGSHDLNHKLTLAILSDVKNYEVATLKGELLKEYQKVFA, encoded by the coding sequence TTGAAACAAACTACGATAGCAAGACGAGTTGAGACCATTGGTATCGGACTTCATAAGGGTGAGCCGATAAGATTGGTGCTTGAGCCACTTGAAGCAAATATGGGTATAGTTTTTTACAGAACCGATCTAAATATAAGCTTTAAAGCCGAGCCAAAAAATGTTATAAATACGCAAATGGCTACCGTCGTTGGTAATGAAAAAGGCTATGTTAGCACGATAGAGCACCTTATGAGTGCGATAAGTAGCTATGGTATAGATAACATTAGAATCAGTCTTGATGCAAATGAAATTCCAGTTATGGACGGAAGTGCGATAAGCTTTTGTATGTTGCTTGATGAGGCTGGCATTAGGGTTATCGATGAAAGTAAAAAGGTCATATTAGTACGTCGCGAAGTTGAAGTTTGTGAGGGTAATAAATTTGTCCGAGCATTGCCTTCACTTAATCCAAAATTTGATTATACAATTAAATTTGATCACCCAGTCATTGGCGAACAAAGATATGTGTTTGAGTTTAGTAAAACCGGCTTTATAAAAGATATAGCACGTGCTAGAACTTTTGGATTTTTAAAAGATTTGCAACATTTGCAAGCTCAAAATTTAGCACTTGGTGCATCACTTGACAACGCTGTTGCGATAGATGATACACATATATTAAATCCTGAAGGGCTTAGATTTGAAAATGAGTTTGTAAGGCATAAAATTTTAGATGCAATTGGCGATCTTAGTCTGCTAGGTGCTCCACTTCTGGGCGACTATGTAGCGTTTGCAGGTAGCCACGATCTAAATCATAAACTAACTTTGGCTATACTTTCTGATGTAAAAAACTATGAAGTAGCAACACTTAAAGGCGAGTTGCTAAAAGAGTATCAAAAGGTTTTTGCATAA
- a CDS encoding M23 family metallopeptidase, producing MRRRGIGGFSIFMLLFLVTIVGGIVYILNSDSFERNAPIIGIKDKVHWNLRTPMNIKFKDDSGVKFVRISMNDGVNDLNVLNQIIENPSTDLDINLTFPKTAFFATKDTYEMTIEATDTSKWGFFSGNKSSKKVQVILDTSKPDLYILSQSYSISKGGSAAVVFRATDNQLKEVYVQTSFGKKFQATPFYKDGFYMSLVAWPVQVENFSADVIARDFAGNESKSHVRYFYQDTKYRESTIALKDNFLDGKIVDLTDQYAKDPNTLNRLEKMKFVNETLRDSNDNKIREVTSNHDGETVHEIKIKPFYPLRNGKKVADFADHRFYTYNNEKVSESWHMGIDFASVAGASIVASNDGRVTFAGENGIYGLNIIIDHGFGLHSLYAHCSSAKVKVGDTVTAGQEIGNTGTSGLALGDHLHFGILVQGEEVRPQQWMDKKWMQDNITSVLEAAKKMIQKQ from the coding sequence ATGAGAAGAAGAGGAATTGGTGGTTTTAGTATTTTTATGCTATTGTTTTTAGTGACGATCGTTGGTGGTATTGTCTATATACTAAACTCAGATAGTTTTGAGAGAAATGCACCGATAATCGGCATAAAAGATAAAGTTCATTGGAATTTGCGAACTCCAATGAACATTAAATTTAAAGACGATAGTGGCGTGAAATTTGTGCGTATTAGTATGAATGATGGCGTAAATGACTTAAATGTATTAAATCAAATTATCGAAAATCCAAGTACCGATCTTGATATAAATTTAACTTTTCCAAAGACTGCATTTTTTGCCACAAAAGATACATATGAGATGACAATAGAAGCGACTGATACTAGCAAGTGGGGATTTTTCAGTGGAAATAAATCTAGCAAAAAAGTGCAAGTTATCTTAGATACTTCAAAGCCAGACTTGTATATACTATCGCAGTCTTATTCGATCTCAAAAGGCGGAAGTGCAGCGGTGGTATTTCGTGCGACAGATAATCAACTAAAAGAGGTCTATGTACAAACAAGTTTTGGTAAAAAATTTCAAGCAACACCGTTTTATAAAGATGGATTTTATATGTCTTTAGTAGCGTGGCCGGTTCAGGTGGAAAATTTTAGTGCTGACGTCATCGCACGTGATTTTGCTGGAAATGAGAGCAAATCTCATGTCAGATATTTTTATCAGGATACTAAATATCGTGAATCGACAATTGCCTTAAAAGATAACTTTTTAGATGGTAAAATCGTCGATCTTACCGATCAATATGCAAAAGATCCAAATACACTAAATCGCTTAGAAAAGATGAAATTTGTTAATGAAACTTTACGAGACTCAAACGATAATAAGATAAGGGAAGTTACGTCAAACCATGATGGTGAGACAGTACATGAGATAAAGATAAAGCCGTTTTATCCACTTAGAAATGGTAAAAAAGTGGCAGACTTTGCCGATCATAGATTTTATACTTACAATAATGAAAAAGTAAGCGAATCGTGGCATATGGGCATAGACTTTGCTAGTGTAGCTGGTGCATCTATTGTAGCAAGTAATGACGGTAGAGTAACTTTTGCTGGAGAAAATGGAATTTATGGATTAAATATCATTATTGATCACGGATTTGGATTACACTCGCTTTATGCACACTGTTCTAGTGCAAAGGTCAAAGTGGGAGATACGGTAACGGCAGGGCAAGAGATAGGCAACACAGGAACGAGTGGTTTAGCACTTGGAGATCACTTGCATTTTGGAATTTTGGTGCAAGGTGAAGAGGTTAGACCTCAGCAATGGATGGATAAAAAATGGATGCAAGATAATATAACCAGTGTTCTTGAAGCAGCCAAAAAGATGATACAAAAGCAATAA
- a CDS encoding prephenate dehydrogenase gives MKVGIIGLGLMGGSLGLALKDEKLISCVSGYDINEKHRERALELGLIHEILSLEEMKKKCDIIFLAIPVEAIISIVQDLTDIDDETTIIDLGSTKQKIIDAVPLSIRKNFIPAHPMAGTEFSGPDAAFKSLYSGSVVVICDFEESNEKHVKRSVELFSCLGMKIVFMNAIEHDHHVGLISHLPHAIAFSLANGVLNQEDKRHIMALGGPTFRGMIRVAKSSPIMWSDIFKQNKQNLIDSIKMFKDELSECEKLIADERWDELREWMSDARKIREIL, from the coding sequence ATGAAAGTTGGTATAATTGGACTTGGACTCATGGGCGGTTCGCTTGGACTTGCATTAAAAGATGAGAAGCTTATATCTTGCGTCAGTGGATATGATATAAACGAAAAACATCGTGAGAGGGCGTTAGAGCTTGGACTTATACATGAAATTTTAAGCCTTGAGGAAATGAAAAAGAAGTGCGATATTATATTTTTGGCTATTCCAGTTGAAGCTATCATATCGATCGTGCAAGATCTCACAGATATTGATGATGAAACAACTATTATAGATCTTGGCTCAACAAAACAAAAGATAATAGATGCTGTACCGCTTAGCATACGTAAGAATTTCATCCCTGCTCATCCTATGGCTGGCACTGAGTTTTCAGGACCAGATGCTGCGTTTAAGTCATTATATAGTGGTTCAGTTGTTGTAATATGCGACTTTGAAGAAAGCAATGAAAAGCACGTAAAACGCAGTGTAGAGCTATTCTCTTGCCTTGGTATGAAGATAGTATTTATGAATGCCATCGAACACGATCATCACGTCGGTCTCATCTCGCACTTGCCACACGCTATAGCATTTTCATTGGCAAATGGTGTTTTAAATCAAGAGGATAAACGGCATATTATGGCACTTGGAGGCCCAACATTTCGCGGTATGATACGTGTCGCTAAGAGTTCGCCGATAATGTGGAGTGATATTTTTAAACAAAATAAACAAAATTTGATAGATTCTATAAAGATGTTTAAAGATGAGCTTAGCGAGTGTGAAAAACTTATCGCAGACGAGCGTTGGGACGAGCTTAGAGAGTGGATGAGTGATGCACGAAAGATACGTGAAATTTTATGA
- the bamA gene encoding outer membrane protein assembly factor BamA, translating into MKKSLFLIFLALSGMSAQTIKSINYNGLIHLSPEVANDIMGLRVGRDLSGDLSDKAILNLYKQGYFDDIYINADDNGNIVINVKEKPSVARLDLKGVVTNDKTAIESLISIKPGNMYDELTIEKTKERIRQYYESKGYFDTVVDVEKESVAGNDSSLFLTLNINRGENMIINNVHLIGAKEFDYGDIEPIVANKSYEFMGWMWGRNDGKVKLHELPNDPTRIQDKYFQKGYLDATVSAPYLNASFDNYQADLTYYISEGKPYDVAKVSIDAPEELELNTEEILKDFKLRSGDRMNSARLRQDIKKIDDMVADKGYAFVKVYPKTQKYDENQTVDIEYKIEPGEQVYIRNVEISGNDRTVDRVIRRELYLTEGNLYNRTDLQDSKDALKRTSYFEDVDIKEERVDKNTIDLKVEVKEASTGSISGGIGYGSSDGLLLSASVSDTNIFGSGLQGTISIDKSDDELSGQIGLTNPRIFDSDYSLGGTIYANDYDWDSYDEKSYGFTTTLGKKLTRNLSASITYMIEQSKIEGLRKVLKEEVGYKDGSNIKSSIIPAIAYNSTDDYYLPRRGILASTSFEFAGLGGDEEFLKNRTSFNYYFGLREYIDYDLILRYKSSFAKIWNRGYVPINEKLYLGGIRNLRGYESRTVSPKVRASDLTWYETGGEISFNNSFEISFPLIERVKMRGVLFYDYGMIGETDLDEIKRSSTGIGIEWITPIGPLQLIFAKALDKKYNDETNSFEFTIGRRF; encoded by the coding sequence ATGAAAAAAAGCTTATTTTTGATTTTTTTAGCACTCAGCGGTATGTCAGCACAGACGATAAAGTCTATCAACTACAATGGACTTATACATCTATCACCAGAAGTGGCTAACGATATTATGGGGCTTCGTGTCGGTAGAGATCTTAGTGGAGATCTAAGCGATAAAGCTATTTTAAATTTATATAAACAAGGATACTTTGACGACATTTATATAAATGCGGATGATAATGGAAATATAGTCATAAATGTTAAAGAAAAGCCAAGTGTAGCAAGGTTGGATCTAAAAGGCGTGGTAACAAATGATAAAACCGCAATAGAATCGCTAATAAGTATAAAACCAGGCAATATGTATGATGAGTTAACTATCGAAAAAACTAAAGAGAGAATTCGACAGTATTATGAATCTAAGGGTTATTTTGATACGGTTGTAGACGTAGAAAAAGAGTCTGTTGCAGGTAATGATAGCTCACTATTTTTAACACTTAACATAAACCGTGGCGAAAATATGATAATAAACAATGTACATCTAATCGGGGCCAAAGAATTTGACTATGGCGATATAGAACCCATTGTGGCAAACAAAAGTTACGAATTTATGGGCTGGATGTGGGGCAGAAATGATGGTAAAGTTAAACTCCATGAACTTCCAAATGACCCAACCAGGATCCAAGACAAATACTTTCAAAAAGGCTACTTAGACGCAACAGTATCGGCTCCTTATCTAAATGCTTCGTTCGATAACTATCAAGCTGATCTTACGTATTATATAAGCGAGGGTAAGCCTTACGATGTTGCAAAAGTCAGCATAGATGCACCTGAGGAATTAGAACTAAACACAGAAGAAATTTTAAAAGATTTCAAGCTAAGAAGTGGCGATCGTATGAACTCAGCTAGACTTCGTCAGGATATAAAAAAGATAGATGATATGGTAGCAGATAAGGGTTATGCATTTGTCAAAGTATATCCAAAAACACAAAAATATGACGAGAATCAAACAGTAGATATAGAGTATAAAATCGAACCTGGTGAGCAAGTATATATAAGAAATGTTGAAATTTCAGGCAACGATCGTACGGTCGATCGCGTCATACGTCGTGAGCTATACCTAACAGAAGGAAATTTATATAATCGCACTGACTTGCAAGACTCAAAAGACGCCCTAAAAAGGACAAGTTACTTCGAAGATGTTGATATAAAAGAAGAGAGAGTGGACAAAAATACAATCGATCTAAAGGTCGAGGTAAAAGAGGCTTCAACTGGTTCTATAAGCGGTGGTATAGGTTATGGTAGCTCTGACGGATTGCTATTAAGTGCTTCAGTGTCTGATACAAATATTTTTGGCTCTGGTCTTCAAGGCACTATAAGCATAGACAAAAGCGATGATGAACTTTCTGGGCAAATAGGTCTTACTAATCCTAGAATTTTTGATAGTGACTATAGCCTTGGTGGCACAATATATGCCAATGACTATGACTGGGATAGCTACGATGAAAAATCATATGGCTTTACTACCACACTTGGTAAAAAACTCACTAGAAATTTAAGTGCATCCATTACATATATGATAGAGCAAAGCAAGATCGAAGGGCTACGTAAAGTCTTAAAAGAAGAGGTCGGCTATAAAGATGGCTCAAACATAAAAAGCTCTATCATACCAGCTATAGCATATAACAGCACAGATGATTACTATTTGCCACGTAGGGGTATCTTAGCTAGCACATCATTTGAATTTGCTGGACTCGGCGGAGATGAAGAATTTCTAAAAAATCGCACAAGTTTTAACTACTATTTTGGACTTAGAGAGTATATCGACTACGACCTTATTTTAAGGTATAAATCAAGTTTTGCTAAAATTTGGAATCGTGGATATGTACCTATCAACGAGAAGCTATATCTTGGAGGTATAAGAAATTTACGCGGATATGAGAGCAGAACAGTCTCTCCAAAAGTCAGAGCTTCTGATCTTACTTGGTATGAAACAGGTGGTGAAATATCATTTAACAACTCATTTGAGATAAGCTTTCCGCTTATCGAACGTGTTAAAATGAGAGGCGTATTGTTTTATGATTATGGGATGATCGGCGAAACTGATCTTGATGAGATCAAACGCTCATCGACTGGTATTGGTATAGAGTGGATAACACCGATCGGACCGCTGCAGCTGATATTTGCCAAAGCACTTGATAAAAAATATAACGACGAGACAAACTCTTTTGAATTTACTATCGGAAGACGCTTTTAA